A window of the Plutella xylostella chromosome 11, ilPluXylo3.1, whole genome shotgun sequence genome harbors these coding sequences:
- the LOC105395305 gene encoding zinc finger protein 37-like codes for MWLDLLKQPMDMEDPEIIARELSCSPLLNDEEEELLSPIGLDPEDLTFDGASHDIPECSQHSLLAPGPLPPAVDSSLLADHSVAEGAVSINVRGDNFQHNKLFPEGFLDGGDSLLDMFEVRAASTRSGDKKHQEVKTGNGHSVDGTRYFKNLHLKDNKLIKNDNTKTTNVKSAEKEKVFFGGSRHKTNNFNHNKNIVSKSIGSKGKEYFKSILNIPKKLDATKIDPLFKVPQKKNIQSKGGKLYGNKNITSLNTALVNKQHINNKDTSSTKIYNHKDLKTAVESNVIHKSELNHVLDKNTVLKEENTVLTIDNANIVTVDAPSDTIEYITFINVKEELANQDNTNNPTIKSEQDSIVTVNTNLIIIEHSEIALKEDIEFFENFTVKDDNNTAGTKPKAAANPDKEVQHILSDKRSKTKKDQIKVFGCCDHCSRAFRSRRSLIDHLSRSHSPPAAYCCPHCHYRCVSLALFTKHSVLHDESRPFQCDFCSYRFLTNHNLRSHLQTHMNKRAYSCPLCDKTYTRRYDQKKHMRMHDDNRPYECTECDAKFTQSSTLRSHMRLHTGEKSHTCNVCERKFVDTSKLKKHMRSHTGERPYECEVCKKRFRQTSDLYRHKRTHTGEKPYKCSSLFDYYGYMEEACERQFSRKYDLVKHVKMSHDNLLSDADIHSYHLTYNKAIASN; via the exons ATGTGGTTAGATTTGCTGAAGCAGCCGATGGATATGGAAGACCCGGAAATTATTGCCCGCGAGCTGAGCTGTTCGCCGCTGCTCAatgatgaagaagaagaacttTTATCGCCGATAG GCCTAGACCCCGAGGACCTCACCTTCGATGGCGCGTCGCACGACATCCCGGAGTGCTCGCAGCACTCACTGCTGGCGCCGGGGCCGCTGCCGCCCGCTGTGGACTCCTCGCTGCTCGCCGACCACTCCGTGGCCGAGGGGGCCGTCAGCATCAATGTCAGGGGGGACAACTTTCAGCACAACAAGTTGTTT CCGGAGGGGTTCCTGGACGGCGGCGACAGTCTGCTCGACATGTTCGAGGTTCGCGCCGCCAGCACACGGAGTG gTGACAAGAAACATCAAGAAGTTAAAACTGGGAATGGGCACAGCGTCGATGGCACACGATACTTCAAAAACTTACACCTGAAAGATAACAAATTGATCAAAAACGACAATACGAAAACGACGAATGTAAAAAGTgctgaaaaagaaaaagtaTTTTTCGGAGGTTCGCGACATAAAACCAATAACTTTAACCATAACAAGAATATTGTATCCAAGTCGATAGGCTCCAAAGGAAAAGAATACTTCAAGTCTATTCTCAATATACCGAAGAAACTAGACGCTACCAAAATAGATCCACTATTTAAAGTGCCTCagaagaaaaatatacaaagtAAGGGAGGTAAACTATATGGAAATAAGAACATAACATCACTTAACACTGCCTTAGTTAATAAACAACACATAAATAACAAAGATACCTCATctactaaaatatataaccATAAAGACCTTAAGACTGCTGTAGAAAGCAATGTGATACATAAAAGTGAATTAAATCATGTTTTGGATAAAAATACCGttttaaaagaagaaaatacaGTTTTGACTATTGACAATGCTAATATTGTCACTGTGGACGCACCGAGTGACACCATAGAGTACATTACATTCATCAATGTCAAAGAAGAACTGGCTAATCAAGACAACACAAATAATCCAACCATCAAATCTGAACAAGATTCAATAGTCACAGTGAACAcgaatttaattataatagaaCACTCTGAAATAGCCTTGAAAGAAGACATCGAATTCTTCGAAAATTTTACCGTAAAAGACGACAACAATACCGCAGGAACAAAACCTAAAGCCGCCGCTAATCCAGACAAAGAAGTGCAGCACATTTTGTCTGACAAACGcagcaaaacaaaaaaagacCAAATAAAAGTGTTTGGTTGCTGCGACCACTGCAGCCGCGCCTTCCGCAGCCGGCGCTCGCTCATCGATCACCTGTCCCGCTCGCActcgccgcccgccgcctACTGCTGCCCGCACTGCCACTACCGCTGCGTCTCGCTCGCACTCTTCACCAAACATTCAGTCCTGCACGACGAGTCCCGCCCGTTTCAGTGCGATTTCTGCAGCTATAGATTTCTAACCAATCATAACTTGCGAAGTCATTTACAAACGCATATGAATAAGCGAGCTTACTCGTGTCCGCTGTGTGATAAAACGTACACGCGGCGCTACGACCAGAAGAAACACATGCGAATGCATGACGACAACCGACCGTATGAGTGCACTGAATGCGATGCTAAATTTACCCAGTCGAGTACACTGCGCTCGCACATGCGCTTACACACGGGGGAGAAGTCGCACACGTGCAATGTTTGCGAGAGAAAATTCGTCGACACGAGCAAATTGAAGAAACACATGCGTTCACATACAGGCGAGAGGCCGTACGAGTGTGAAGTTTGCAAGAAAAGGTTTAGGCAGACGTCGGACTTGTACCGCCATAAGCGAACGCATACAGGCGAGAAGCCTTATAAATGCAGTAGTCTGTTCGATTATTACGGTTACATGGAAGAGGCGTGTGAGAGACAGTTCTCGCGCAAGTATGACTTGGTGAAACACGTCAAAATGTCGCACGACAATCTGCTGAGCGACGCCGACATACACTCCTACCATCTCACGTATAATAAAGCTATAGCGTCGAACTAA
- the LOC105398061 gene encoding endothelial zinc finger protein induced by tumor necrosis factor alpha: protein MQAYYLLLQLQTSGGVCWECRALLLRLSAFTEQARRAQDLLRVYTVYTDHQKTLDLDSLSRLGCTSKNEYDCVIYTEGVIKGEESVKIEELKSDITLLELNPVPFFDSRSQSPLSQCDVTPANPDASQEPETIKYETEDDISLSTLKKKKSKQPVKTKKVAAKKSKKVTRKKTKAKPDTDDDDDEPSNDGQEQKSEQNASSSFKYIVRQMSEEEFQAARTAKANTSHFKKAEFKCESCITAFFDKKRFDAHMETKHAKSLGPHECNICGTRFKKAFSLSRHTSEHYRGYRCRLCDYAHYNQSSVESHYLKEHDTDTTFDCNTCGAKFETKRMLRYHRDTTHKEAPRCELCRRQFKTTTILKHHYLTHAPQPELECEVCHKRYKGARNLAVHARSHRAPRAPPELAFCAECDRQFKSALCYRYHVKYHPRHRSDDVLKFKCEHCDKRFISRTFLNYHVTTIHLRTYPHQCHLCSKSFSRSFKLKEHVQFTHEGKVKVKDKLCPYCGKAFNNKKVLNNHVRVHTGEKPFQCGLCAASFAQQSTLTTHVRGFHMKLKKR from the exons ATGCAAgcttattacctactactACAGTTACAGACAAGTGGTGGAGTCTGCTGGGAGTGCCGTGCTCTGTTGCTGCGGCTCAGTGCATTCACAGAGCAGGCTCGCCGTGCACAGGACCTGCTGCGGGTGTACACTGTTTACACAGATCATCAGAAG ACACTAGACCTAGACAGTCTTTCAAGACTGGGCTGTACAAGCAAAAACGAGTATGATTGCGTCATCTACACCGAAGGAGTCATCAAAGGCGAAGAGTCAGTGAAGATTGAGGAGCTAAAGTCAGACATCACTTTGTTAGAACTAAACCCTGTCCCTTTCTTTGATTCCCGATCTCAATCACCTCTTAGTCAATGTGACGTCACACCGGCAAACCCAGACGCATCCCAAGAACCAGAAACCATAAAGTACGAAACAGAAGACGACATCTCCTTATCAACGTTAAAAAAGAAGAAATCAAAACAGCCAGTAAAGACGAAAAAGGTTGCAGcgaaaaaaagtaaaaaggttacaaggaaaaaaacaaaagccaAACCAGAcacagatgatgatgatgatgagccATCTAATGATGGTCAGGAGCAGAAAAGTGAGCAGAATGCTAGCAGTAGTTTCAAGTATATAGTAAGGCAAATGTCTGAGGAAGAGTTCCAGGCCGCCAGGACCGCTAAagcgaatacgagccatttcAAGAAGGCTGAGTTTAAGTGTGAGTCTTGTATAACCGCCTTCTTTGATAAGAAGAGGTTTGACGCGCACATGGAGACAAAACATGCCAAG TCGCTCGGCCCACACGAGTGCAACATCTGCGGCACTAGGTTCAAGAAGGCGTTCTCTCTGTCCCGCCACACGAGTGAGCACTACCGCGGCTACCGCTGCCGGCTGTGCGACTACGCGCACTACAACCAGAGCTCCGTGGAGTCGCACTACCTGAAGGAACACGACACTGATACGACGTTTGATTGTAACACGTGCGGAGCTAAATTTGA GACGAAGCGCATGCTGCGCTACCACCGCGACACGACGCACAAGGAGGCCCCTCGCTGCGAGCTGTGTCGACGACAGTTCAagaccaccaccatcctcaAGCACCACTACCT AACGCACGCGCCGCAGCCTGAACTAGAGTGTGAGGTGTGCCACAAGCGATACAAG GGCGCCCGCAACCTGGCCGTCCACGCCCGCTCGCACCGcgccccgcgcgcgccgcccgagCTCGCGTTCTGCGCCGAGTGCGACCGCCAGTTCAAGTCCGCGCTCTGCTACCGCTACCACGTCAAGTACCATCCGCGACATCGGAGCGACGATGTGCtgaa GTTCAAGTGCGAGCACTGCGACAAGCGCTTCATCAGCCGCACGTTCCTCAACTACCACGTGACCACCATCCACCTGCGCACCTACCCGCACCAGTGCCACCTGTGCAGCAAG AGTTTCTCGCGCTCGTTCAAGCTGAAGGAGCACGTGCAGTTCACGCACGAGGGCAAGGTCAAGGTCAAGGACAAGCTGTGCCCCTACTGCGGGAAGGCCTTCAAC AACAAGAAGGTGTTGAACAACCACGTGCGCGTGCACACCGGCGAGAAGCCGTTCCAGTGCGGCCTGTGCGCCGCGAGCTTCGCGCAGCAGAGCACGCTCACCACGCACGTGCGCGGGTTCCACATGAAGCTCAAGAAGAGATAG